From the Maioricimonas rarisocia genome, one window contains:
- a CDS encoding efflux RND transporter periplasmic adaptor subunit, whose protein sequence is MTASSAIRPQSLPGRTFLAVILLTWTAAPAFASDSPIYEVVCERCQLKLIDRVTLTGRASGVIVSLPREGDPVKEGAIVVQLDDRLPRLQRDLAEKEVANDVDLRYSEKSRDVASLELRKALLAREKEEYAFSDMEVQRLQLAAQRAELAVEQVLHDLDVKKLQAELAEVSLDHYRVPSPIDGVVSQRLKSVGESVVEGEAIVEIINTDTLRVDGYVSVEHAWRIRRGGAVTLQLEIPDVDLPVEQETFAGKIVFVDSEVDPVTSKIHIWAEIENRDGLLRAGLHGRMTVTLDKPQP, encoded by the coding sequence ATGACAGCTTCCTCCGCGATTCGCCCTCAGAGTCTCCCTGGCCGGACGTTCCTTGCAGTCATCCTGCTCACATGGACGGCCGCCCCCGCTTTCGCGTCGGACTCACCGATCTACGAAGTCGTCTGCGAACGCTGCCAGCTTAAACTGATTGACCGCGTCACGCTGACCGGCCGGGCCAGCGGCGTCATCGTGTCACTGCCGCGGGAAGGAGATCCGGTCAAGGAAGGAGCCATTGTCGTTCAGCTCGACGACCGGCTGCCCCGACTGCAGCGCGACCTGGCCGAGAAGGAAGTCGCCAACGACGTCGACCTGCGGTACTCCGAGAAGTCCCGCGACGTCGCCTCGCTCGAACTCCGTAAGGCTCTCCTGGCACGCGAAAAAGAGGAGTACGCCTTCTCCGACATGGAAGTCCAGCGTCTGCAGCTTGCCGCCCAGCGGGCTGAACTCGCCGTCGAACAGGTCCTCCACGACCTCGACGTCAAGAAGCTGCAGGCAGAGCTGGCCGAAGTGTCCCTGGACCATTACCGGGTCCCTTCGCCAATCGACGGCGTCGTCTCGCAACGCCTCAAGTCGGTCGGCGAATCGGTGGTCGAAGGCGAGGCGATCGTCGAGATCATCAACACCGATACGCTCCGCGTGGACGGATACGTCAGCGTCGAGCATGCCTGGCGAATTCGCCGCGGCGGGGCCGTCACACTGCAGCTGGAAATCCCCGACGTCGATCTTCCGGTCGAACAGGAAACGTTTGCCGGCAAGATCGTGTTCGTCGATTCCGAGGTCGACCCGGTCACCTCGAAGATTCACATCTGGGCCGAGATCGAAAACCGGGACGGTTTGCTGCGGGCTGGCCTGCATGGCCGCATGACAGTTACGCTCGACAAACCTCAACCGTAA
- a CDS encoding glycosyltransferase family 4 protein, whose protein sequence is MTDATPRVTILIYQSYLPFQGRYPRVSGQAEILQRHGYDVHVLACDREARHPVDDTVEGIRVRRIPIRSGEMLGPIRQLIPLILFFFRATWRILRQRPDILICHNLDVVPIGCVVRCLSRTRVFFDAHEPNYYGLWPEKWRLFHWGLTLSEKLMARMMHGITVTNGYQVRKYTGFGVKHVALIGNYARPDFGIDAIPDEKRQRETVTFGRLGTIYPGTGFEQMVQAFQKVQQDRPQARLLIAGRVVDKYRDRFEEIIAPIAESIERIGAYSADQMPELYRKLDVSLMIYPRTAWFRHITPTKYYDSLANGVPVIMTDIGGIGDEIRHEQCGIVVDENDIDGIADAMRQLIDEPPRRLAMAQQALEATRTSYSWEGMERDYVAFVADVSGHLPAGRASQQSPSNSPPQTSNRPAGAQS, encoded by the coding sequence GTGACGGATGCGACGCCCCGAGTCACCATCCTGATCTATCAGAGCTATCTCCCGTTCCAGGGACGCTATCCCCGCGTCTCCGGACAGGCGGAGATCCTGCAGCGTCACGGCTATGACGTTCACGTGCTTGCCTGCGATCGCGAGGCCCGGCATCCCGTCGATGACACGGTCGAAGGGATCCGCGTGCGACGGATTCCGATCCGATCCGGCGAGATGCTCGGTCCGATCCGGCAGCTCATCCCGCTGATCCTGTTCTTCTTCCGGGCCACCTGGCGGATTCTTCGCCAGCGCCCCGACATCCTGATCTGTCACAACCTCGACGTCGTCCCCATCGGCTGCGTCGTCCGTTGCCTCTCGCGCACGCGCGTCTTCTTCGATGCCCATGAGCCCAACTATTACGGACTCTGGCCGGAGAAGTGGCGGCTCTTCCACTGGGGACTGACGCTCTCCGAAAAGCTGATGGCCCGCATGATGCACGGCATCACGGTCACCAACGGCTACCAGGTCCGCAAGTACACCGGCTTCGGCGTCAAACACGTCGCGCTGATCGGCAACTACGCCCGCCCCGACTTCGGCATCGACGCGATCCCCGATGAGAAGCGGCAGCGGGAGACCGTCACGTTTGGTCGACTCGGCACGATCTATCCCGGCACCGGCTTCGAACAGATGGTGCAGGCCTTCCAGAAAGTGCAGCAGGACCGCCCGCAGGCCCGCCTGCTCATCGCCGGCCGGGTCGTCGACAAGTACCGGGACCGGTTCGAAGAGATTATCGCTCCCATTGCCGAGAGCATCGAACGGATCGGCGCCTATTCCGCCGACCAGATGCCCGAGCTGTACCGCAAGCTCGACGTCTCGCTGATGATCTATCCCCGTACCGCCTGGTTCCGGCACATCACTCCCACCAAGTACTACGATTCGCTGGCCAACGGCGTCCCCGTGATCATGACGGACATCGGCGGCATCGGAGACGAGATCCGTCACGAGCAGTGCGGAATCGTCGTCGACGAGAACGACATCGACGGAATTGCCGACGCCATGCGGCAACTCATCGACGAGCCGCCGCGAAGGCTCGCCATGGCACAGCAGGCGCTCGAAGCCACCCGCACGTCGTACTCGTGGGAAGGGATGGAACGGGATTACGTGGCATTCGTTGCCGACGTCTCCGGCCATCTGCCCGCAGGACGTGCCTCGCAGCAATCACCATCGAATTCTCCCCCGCAGACGAGCAACAGACCGGCCGGAGCGCAGTCATGA
- a CDS encoding alkaline phosphatase family protein, translating into MSQNKVLVFGIDGATFDIIRPAIERGKMSNLKKLMDSGASGPLQSTIHPITPMAWTSFATGTNAGKHGIFDFARIDNNRILLNNGCDRRMPAIWTHLTEQQRPSVVVNVPFTYPPEQINGVMVPGFEAPYVTRDVFHPESVYDDLMKEFGHYEFDWTFPIGRKLDVEGYRQQCRKTIDHRGETSLHLLKNYPWDFFMVVFSTPDHVQHVFWKMENGLAAIEDFYDQCDQWLGRYLEAIDDDTTVVIMSDHGFGPIEKIVYLDNWLEQEGFLKRAQPGMKQKAIPLLKRTLQRALPTSLRKRIAGRLAGLKGRLEAQQFGGTLDWAHTTAFSYGMYGNIYINAKGAWPQGIVEPDQYDAVCEKVISRLMELKDPDSGEPVVDKVHRRQDLYSGAEAGQAPDLVVQWRDYAYYTKRGLDSGKAIFADDLMIDASEFPHTGTHRLDGVFVASGPNIRPGMDLSARIIDLAPTILKLLGIQPGSEMDGRVLDEIFSSDMPETTSTETSGPLTTGTVKQAGSISEEEEEAVRERLRSLGYIE; encoded by the coding sequence ATGAGTCAGAACAAGGTGCTGGTCTTCGGCATCGACGGTGCCACCTTCGACATCATCCGCCCTGCCATCGAGCGGGGGAAGATGTCGAACCTCAAGAAGCTGATGGACTCCGGGGCCTCGGGGCCGCTGCAGTCCACGATCCATCCCATCACCCCGATGGCCTGGACCAGCTTTGCCACCGGGACAAACGCGGGCAAGCACGGCATCTTCGATTTCGCCCGCATTGACAACAACCGCATCCTGCTCAACAACGGCTGCGATCGCCGGATGCCCGCCATCTGGACGCACCTGACCGAGCAGCAGCGTCCCTCCGTGGTCGTCAACGTCCCATTCACCTATCCGCCCGAGCAGATCAACGGCGTGATGGTGCCCGGCTTCGAAGCCCCGTACGTGACCCGGGACGTGTTCCACCCCGAATCGGTCTACGACGACCTGATGAAGGAATTCGGCCACTACGAGTTCGATTGGACCTTCCCCATCGGTCGCAAACTCGACGTCGAGGGCTATCGTCAGCAGTGCCGCAAGACGATCGACCATCGTGGCGAAACATCGCTGCATCTGCTGAAGAACTACCCCTGGGACTTCTTCATGGTCGTGTTTTCGACGCCCGACCATGTGCAGCATGTCTTCTGGAAGATGGAGAACGGGCTGGCCGCGATCGAAGATTTCTACGACCAATGCGATCAGTGGCTGGGTCGTTATCTCGAAGCGATCGACGACGACACGACAGTCGTGATCATGTCCGACCACGGCTTCGGGCCGATCGAAAAGATCGTCTACCTCGACAACTGGCTCGAGCAGGAAGGCTTCCTCAAGCGGGCTCAGCCCGGGATGAAGCAGAAGGCGATCCCGCTGCTCAAACGGACGCTGCAGCGGGCCTTGCCCACCTCGCTCCGCAAACGCATTGCCGGTCGTCTGGCCGGACTCAAGGGGCGGCTCGAAGCACAGCAGTTCGGCGGAACGCTCGACTGGGCGCACACGACCGCCTTCTCCTACGGCATGTACGGCAACATCTACATCAATGCCAAAGGAGCGTGGCCACAGGGAATCGTCGAACCGGATCAGTACGACGCCGTCTGCGAGAAGGTCATCAGCCGATTGATGGAGCTGAAGGATCCTGACAGCGGCGAACCGGTCGTCGACAAGGTCCATCGCCGGCAGGATCTGTACTCGGGTGCCGAGGCCGGGCAGGCCCCCGATCTGGTCGTCCAGTGGCGTGACTACGCTTACTACACCAAGCGGGGACTGGACAGCGGCAAGGCCATCTTTGCCGACGACCTGATGATCGACGCGTCCGAGTTTCCCCACACCGGTACGCACCGGCTCGACGGCGTCTTCGTGGCCTCGGGGCCGAATATCCGGCCCGGCATGGATCTCTCCGCCCGCATCATCGACCTGGCACCGACGATTCTGAAGCTGCTCGGGATCCAGCCCGGGAGCGAGATGGACGGCCGCGTTCTCGACGAAATCTTCAGCAGCGACATGCCGGAGACGACGTCGACGGAGACCTCCGGACCGCTGACAACCGGCACGGTCAAGCAGGCCGGTTCCATTTCGGAAGAGGAAGAAGAAGCCGTCCGTGAGCGACTGCGGAGCCTGGGATACATCGAATGA
- a CDS encoding sulfotransferase domain-containing protein has product MILPNVVIAGTPKSGSTSLFRWLSDHPQVCSSARKETRILLDRGDPQFCDECNYHDHGLAAYESLFPESSRSSSRPVRLEATPHYLYHDTALRVLSGLDEIPHIVILLRKPSDRIYSSFRYTQNNLGLLPRRLSFGEYVERLLSEDSLSGEPLARPPLVWRELRYSRYADDLRRWQEAFPPDRLHVLLFEELVRSPAREVAALAAAIGIDDTFYANYAFPRCNESYCVRVPELQRPARRSARVLPVGRMKAAVQEIYLKLQRRPRETESLTEDQAALRKLDATLASANAELCELLGRNLDVWELSDVRLGVSQRESLGTSAR; this is encoded by the coding sequence ATGATCCTGCCGAACGTGGTGATCGCTGGCACGCCGAAATCCGGCAGCACATCGCTGTTCCGGTGGCTCAGCGACCATCCGCAGGTCTGCAGCTCGGCCCGCAAGGAGACGCGGATTCTGCTGGACCGCGGCGACCCCCAGTTTTGCGACGAGTGCAACTACCACGACCACGGCCTTGCGGCATACGAAAGCCTGTTTCCCGAGTCCAGCCGGTCGTCGTCGCGGCCGGTCCGGCTCGAAGCGACGCCGCATTACCTGTATCACGACACAGCGCTGCGTGTCCTGTCCGGACTGGACGAGATCCCGCACATTGTGATCCTGCTGCGCAAGCCGTCTGACCGGATCTACTCGTCATTTCGCTACACACAAAACAATTTGGGACTGCTGCCGCGACGACTGAGCTTTGGTGAGTACGTCGAGAGGCTGCTGTCCGAAGACTCACTTAGCGGCGAGCCGCTCGCGCGTCCGCCACTGGTCTGGCGTGAATTGCGGTACAGCCGGTACGCCGACGACCTGCGGCGCTGGCAGGAAGCATTTCCTCCCGACCGGCTGCACGTGCTCCTGTTCGAGGAACTCGTGCGGAGTCCGGCCCGGGAAGTGGCGGCACTGGCCGCTGCCATCGGCATCGACGACACGTTTTATGCGAATTATGCCTTCCCGCGGTGCAACGAGAGTTACTGCGTCCGCGTTCCGGAACTGCAGCGGCCGGCCCGCCGCAGCGCCCGGGTGTTGCCGGTCGGTCGGATGAAGGCCGCTGTTCAGGAGATCTACCTGAAACTGCAGCGGCGGCCGCGGGAAACGGAATCACTGACGGAAGATCAGGCTGCCCTACGGAAACTCGACGCCACTCTCGCATCCGCCAATGCCGAACTGTGCGAACTGCTCGGACGGAACCTCGACGTGTGGGAACTGTCTGACGTTCGACTCGGCGTTTCGCAGCGGGAGTCCCTCGGCACCAGTGCCAGATGA
- a CDS encoding GumC family protein, which yields MNGELSPKAILEYAVFVVCKRKWSIIAIFFATVAAFCFGTFLVTPQWEASTKLMVLGAPTTQPVIFEGIEYPTRSEKISSNDLVEILNSDAFAAEIVRRFELDELAREKAQKPRNLREKLKVSIMHFVTTPMRWAVEMGWREPSQKNFFADAVEELVEDWEEIELIEETSTIHVGVYAETPELAVGISNALSDMLVDKVKEFNKTEAERAFEFVSKQLKTVSARLEEAEQEMLEFKNAEKIVDIAEERMQLLTRMQTLRTSLSANETEIISTRARLGELDRQVSLPAARGGSNDDDEYATLRNSIDETEVEREIAAKRATLVELQATRDHLQQETARIQGQMDVIADRELRFERLSRTVASLRERFINMNQKYLELEVQKFTETPEFDIKVAAPAYIAEGTDYDWPSWLLTILASILGGTGLSLGYVFFMEYWTDTLDRRRQIEESTGLTILGTVPALSLGGLVGLCRPKSTPAPSSAPSSKPQSRTSRTPEPESVT from the coding sequence ATGAATGGTGAACTGTCGCCGAAAGCGATCCTCGAATACGCCGTCTTCGTGGTGTGCAAGCGGAAGTGGTCGATCATCGCGATCTTCTTCGCGACGGTTGCGGCTTTCTGCTTTGGCACCTTTCTGGTGACGCCGCAGTGGGAAGCCTCCACGAAGCTGATGGTCCTCGGGGCTCCCACGACGCAGCCGGTCATCTTCGAAGGGATCGAGTACCCGACCCGCTCGGAAAAGATCTCGTCAAACGATCTGGTCGAGATCCTCAACAGCGACGCGTTCGCTGCAGAAATCGTCCGCCGCTTCGAGCTCGACGAACTGGCCCGCGAGAAAGCCCAGAAACCCCGCAACCTTCGCGAAAAGCTGAAGGTGAGCATCATGCATTTCGTCACGACGCCGATGCGGTGGGCGGTCGAAATGGGCTGGCGGGAGCCGTCCCAGAAGAACTTCTTCGCGGACGCCGTCGAAGAACTCGTCGAAGACTGGGAAGAAATCGAGCTGATCGAAGAGACGTCGACCATTCATGTCGGCGTCTACGCCGAGACTCCGGAGCTGGCGGTCGGCATCTCCAATGCCCTCTCGGACATGCTCGTCGACAAGGTCAAGGAGTTCAACAAGACCGAGGCGGAACGGGCCTTCGAGTTCGTCAGCAAGCAGCTCAAGACGGTCTCCGCTCGACTGGAAGAAGCCGAGCAGGAAATGCTCGAGTTCAAGAACGCCGAGAAGATCGTCGACATCGCCGAAGAACGGATGCAGCTGCTCACGCGGATGCAGACACTCAGAACCTCGCTCTCCGCCAACGAAACCGAGATCATCTCGACGCGGGCCCGGCTCGGCGAACTGGACCGGCAGGTTTCGCTCCCGGCGGCCCGCGGTGGATCGAATGACGACGACGAATACGCGACGCTGCGGAACAGTATCGACGAAACCGAAGTCGAACGGGAAATCGCCGCAAAACGAGCGACGCTGGTCGAACTGCAGGCCACGCGTGACCACCTGCAGCAGGAGACGGCCAGGATTCAGGGCCAGATGGACGTGATCGCCGACCGCGAACTGCGGTTTGAGCGACTCTCCCGCACGGTGGCCAGCCTGCGTGAGCGATTCATCAACATGAACCAGAAGTACCTTGAACTCGAGGTGCAGAAGTTCACCGAAACACCTGAGTTCGACATCAAAGTGGCCGCCCCGGCCTACATCGCCGAGGGAACCGACTACGACTGGCCCTCGTGGCTGCTGACGATCCTCGCTTCGATTCTGGGCGGAACCGGCCTGAGTCTGGGCTACGTGTTCTTCATGGAATACTGGACCGACACGCTCGATCGTCGCCGTCAGATCGAGGAATCCACCGGCCTGACGATTCTGGGAACCGTTCCCGCGTTGTCGCTCGGCGGTCTGGTCGGGCTGTGCCGACCGAAGTCGACACCGGCCCCGTCATCGGCTCCCTCGTCGAAACCTCAATCGCGCACCAGCCGCACCCCCGAGCCTGAGAGCGTCACATGA
- a CDS encoding CpsD/CapB family tyrosine-protein kinase — MIWRPSLKRLMRHFGPIVDQVTVRGGLAKDASFGDRRATGILVASAESREGRSSTALGLALAAARLKQTQNVVLIDGDLRHGDITRKFGLEQHEGFRELLAGTNGIAGLLAPTSTSNLHVMPCGKAALDWPDILLSSEAEQAFGLLREQADFVVVDSPAVNQFPEGRLLAQWLDSVILVVRTGRSRAEAVNEAREVFSDKLIGAVVTRYRRVVPGFIDRYF, encoded by the coding sequence ATGATCTGGCGACCATCCCTCAAACGACTGATGCGTCACTTCGGCCCGATCGTCGACCAGGTGACCGTCCGCGGCGGTCTCGCCAAAGACGCCTCGTTCGGTGATCGGCGTGCAACGGGTATTCTCGTTGCCAGTGCCGAATCTCGCGAAGGACGCAGTTCGACCGCACTGGGCCTGGCCCTGGCCGCTGCCCGGCTCAAGCAGACCCAGAATGTCGTCCTGATCGATGGCGACCTCCGCCACGGCGACATCACACGCAAGTTCGGGCTGGAACAGCACGAAGGATTCCGCGAACTGCTCGCCGGCACCAACGGGATTGCCGGGCTGCTCGCGCCGACCTCGACCAGCAATCTGCACGTCATGCCCTGCGGCAAGGCGGCGCTGGACTGGCCGGACATCCTGCTGAGCAGCGAAGCGGAACAGGCATTCGGTCTGCTGCGCGAGCAGGCGGACTTTGTCGTCGTCGACAGTCCGGCGGTGAACCAGTTTCCGGAAGGCCGACTGCTGGCCCAGTGGCTCGATTCGGTCATCCTGGTCGTTCGGACCGGTCGCTCTCGAGCCGAGGCCGTCAACGAAGCCAGGGAAGTGTTCAGCGACAAGCTGATCGGGGCTGTCGTCACCCGGTACCGCCGCGTCGTCCCCGGATTCATCGATCGTTACTTCTGA
- the murJ gene encoding murein biosynthesis integral membrane protein MurJ has translation MSGASGLPKGITVLGIARAFQKVLLFAQFWVFVRTYGAGPDTDALIMAQTLPVFFVGLFTRGMTQTFLPVFAEWREQRGLEQAWELAATLLLATLGLIALLVPLVLVAAPAIMWALAPGLSAEYRLLGSELLRWLSIVIALGGLVGVPQAIYFSYRDFAIPSIASLFQPLLTTLAILLLADRFGVYAVVIGLVTGAFLQLSLLVALLNFRKQRFKPSLTFCRSGLTRFSFVMSGRIGMMLIGHGIAIVDRVFASMTGAGGITLLVYAGRLAHSPLELFNASFGTAILAQQSDDVGRGDMEGFRERILSCSRYAVFLIAPMTVSLFLLARPILMLFFSEASQGEALDTAVPVLRAYCIGVLPLAISSTLRGSLIAMQDMRLTLPLGLFNFTLNIALNFLLIGPFGLLGLAAGTSLSAVIDLLVLTRITRRRFGRLEYSRLLGPAIRVAGASAVTGLVLYVLCQSLDIAGRPELLSLVTGLITATTGACLTYLAACRLFGVTEADFLFQKLRRKWNRLANSRPTREHNS, from the coding sequence ATGTCCGGAGCGAGCGGACTTCCGAAGGGCATCACCGTTCTGGGAATTGCAAGAGCCTTCCAGAAGGTGCTGCTCTTCGCGCAGTTCTGGGTCTTCGTTCGGACATATGGTGCCGGGCCGGACACCGATGCGCTCATCATGGCGCAGACGCTTCCCGTGTTCTTCGTCGGACTGTTCACCCGAGGCATGACGCAGACCTTCCTGCCTGTCTTTGCCGAATGGCGCGAACAGCGGGGACTCGAGCAGGCATGGGAACTGGCCGCGACGCTGCTGCTGGCCACGCTCGGACTGATCGCACTGCTCGTCCCGCTGGTCCTCGTGGCTGCTCCCGCCATCATGTGGGCGCTGGCCCCTGGTCTGTCCGCCGAATACCGTCTGCTTGGCAGCGAACTGCTCCGCTGGCTGTCGATCGTGATCGCGCTGGGCGGCCTGGTCGGCGTCCCTCAGGCGATCTACTTCAGCTACCGCGACTTCGCCATACCCTCGATCGCCAGCCTGTTCCAGCCATTGCTGACGACACTCGCGATCCTGCTGCTCGCAGACCGGTTCGGTGTGTACGCCGTGGTGATCGGCCTGGTGACCGGAGCCTTCCTGCAACTCTCCCTGCTGGTCGCTTTGCTGAACTTCCGGAAACAACGCTTCAAGCCGTCGCTCACCTTCTGCCGCTCGGGACTCACGCGATTCTCGTTCGTCATGTCGGGCCGCATCGGCATGATGTTGATCGGACACGGCATCGCCATCGTCGACCGTGTCTTCGCGTCGATGACCGGTGCCGGCGGCATCACGCTGCTTGTGTACGCAGGACGGCTCGCCCATTCGCCGCTCGAGCTGTTCAATGCGTCCTTTGGCACGGCGATTCTGGCGCAGCAGAGTGACGACGTAGGACGAGGCGACATGGAGGGTTTCCGCGAACGGATCCTATCCTGCAGCCGCTACGCGGTCTTTCTCATCGCCCCCATGACTGTTTCGTTGTTCCTGCTGGCCCGCCCGATCTTGATGCTCTTCTTCTCGGAAGCCTCTCAGGGTGAAGCACTGGACACCGCCGTTCCGGTCCTGAGGGCGTACTGCATCGGTGTGCTGCCTCTGGCGATTTCGTCGACACTGCGTGGCAGCCTGATCGCCATGCAGGACATGAGGCTCACCTTGCCGCTCGGACTGTTTAACTTCACCCTGAATATCGCCCTGAACTTTCTGCTGATCGGGCCGTTCGGGCTGCTGGGACTGGCCGCGGGAACGTCGCTCTCCGCGGTGATCGATCTGCTCGTGTTGACGCGGATCACGCGACGACGGTTCGGCCGCCTGGAATACTCGAGACTGCTCGGGCCGGCAATTCGTGTCGCCGGCGCCTCCGCCGTGACGGGCCTGGTCCTGTACGTCCTGTGCCAGTCGCTGGACATCGCCGGCCGACCGGAACTCCTGTCGCTCGTCACAGGACTGATCACGGCAACGACAGGCGCCTGCCTGACGTATCTGGCAGCCTGCCGCCTGTTCGGAGTCACCGAAGCGGACTTCCTGTTTCAGAAGCTGCGTCGAAAATGGAACCGGCTCGCCAACTCCCGTCCGACACGCGAACATAACTCCTGA
- a CDS encoding alkaline phosphatase family protein, giving the protein MGTTPPGKLVVIGLDGATFDIIDPLVAQGALPNLARLLETGTSGRLKSTHPPLTPPAWTTFSTGRTPAGHGIFDWTLSPFDVTGPPRFTNFNAVKAATFWEILNDRGLECGVVNLPITYPPKPMKGFLVSGMDTPNEQVTFTYPESLGDELAQNNIDHRSYFSVKDEPTTSMSAMPEQLTSDESGFQTLLEHERTVRDSILYLLRNKPWEVFVGVFMLADKVGHYFWHLRNQDASSAELDPVQRAYQELDSYVGDILETVPDDSHVVVVSDHGFGDSRRAFFINAWLQQEGFLSLKPRTIGLRLRTLGIRRVNRTGRAILQKARLGFLQKLLPAGLLDREYRFPFPRMRQSVDLVDWSRTRAYGASYGVYINVEGRTEHGTVKAGAEYDALRNQIRERLEQLVDPVQGDKPFPKVLLKEEVYSGPHLDEAPDLIFDFDSVASDVIPSCLFRFTRVWGRRQRFGTHHFEGIFLAKGPGVKQGHRLDECHLIDMPPTIFHMLGQPVPRDFDGKVLEEIFQPGVSSSGPEYVDVAARTLDRDEDSETYSDDDADAVARRLRDLGYIE; this is encoded by the coding sequence ATGGGAACGACACCTCCCGGAAAACTTGTCGTCATCGGTCTCGATGGTGCGACCTTTGACATTATCGACCCGCTCGTCGCGCAGGGTGCGCTTCCCAATCTCGCCCGCCTGCTCGAGACCGGTACGAGCGGCCGGCTGAAGTCGACGCACCCTCCGCTCACGCCACCTGCATGGACCACCTTCTCGACCGGTCGGACTCCGGCGGGGCACGGCATCTTCGATTGGACGCTCTCCCCGTTCGACGTTACCGGCCCCCCGCGATTCACCAACTTCAATGCCGTCAAAGCGGCGACGTTCTGGGAGATCCTCAACGACCGCGGCCTCGAATGCGGCGTCGTCAACCTGCCGATCACCTATCCGCCAAAGCCCATGAAAGGCTTCCTGGTCTCCGGCATGGATACGCCCAACGAGCAGGTCACGTTTACATATCCGGAGTCACTCGGGGACGAGCTGGCGCAGAACAACATCGACCATCGCAGTTACTTTTCCGTCAAGGATGAGCCGACGACCTCGATGTCGGCCATGCCGGAACAGCTCACCAGCGACGAATCCGGTTTCCAGACCCTCCTCGAGCACGAGCGGACCGTCAGGGACTCGATCCTCTATCTGCTGCGCAACAAGCCGTGGGAGGTCTTTGTCGGGGTGTTCATGCTTGCCGACAAGGTCGGGCATTACTTCTGGCACCTTCGCAACCAGGACGCATCGTCGGCCGAACTGGATCCCGTCCAGCGCGCCTACCAGGAGCTCGACAGCTACGTCGGCGATATCCTCGAGACCGTCCCCGACGATTCCCATGTCGTCGTGGTCTCGGATCACGGGTTCGGTGACAGCCGGCGGGCCTTCTTCATCAACGCCTGGCTGCAGCAGGAAGGCTTTCTGTCTCTCAAGCCGCGGACGATCGGGCTGCGATTGCGTACTCTCGGAATCCGCCGCGTCAACCGGACCGGCAGGGCGATCCTCCAGAAGGCTCGCCTCGGCTTCCTGCAGAAGCTGCTCCCTGCAGGACTCCTGGATCGCGAATACAGGTTCCCGTTCCCCAGGATGCGGCAGTCCGTCGATCTCGTCGACTGGTCCCGCACGCGCGCCTACGGAGCGTCCTATGGGGTTTATATCAATGTCGAAGGCCGGACTGAGCACGGAACGGTCAAGGCAGGAGCCGAATACGACGCCCTTCGCAATCAGATTCGCGAACGGCTCGAGCAACTGGTCGATCCGGTCCAGGGGGACAAACCGTTTCCCAAAGTCCTGTTGAAGGAAGAGGTCTATTCCGGCCCGCACCTGGACGAAGCTCCCGATCTGATCTTCGACTTCGACTCGGTCGCCAGCGACGTGATCCCGAGCTGCCTGTTCCGTTTCACCCGCGTCTGGGGTCGGCGGCAGCGTTTCGGGACGCACCACTTCGAAGGAATCTTTCTCGCGAAGGGGCCCGGCGTCAAACAGGGACATCGCCTCGACGAGTGCCATTTGATCGACATGCCGCCGACCATCTTTCACATGCTCGGTCAGCCGGTGCCTCGGGACTTCGACGGAAAGGTTCTGGAAGAGATCTTCCAGCCGGGCGTTTCCTCGAGCGGCCCCGAATACGTGGACGTGGCAGCGAGGACTCTCGACCGGGACGAGGACTCTGAAACCTACAGCGACGACGATGCCGACGCGGTCGCCCGCCGGCTGCGAGACCTCGGATACATCGAATAA